One Xiphophorus hellerii strain 12219 chromosome 1, Xiphophorus_hellerii-4.1, whole genome shotgun sequence DNA segment encodes these proteins:
- the LOC116725293 gene encoding uncharacterized protein LOC116725293 has translation MGKRYLHSTLYRAYTGALPDPDILASGEQLRQLESQPLMALVLDGLSNLELVPSNLGPVPQGSPMSYQCPPEKSSGSIILHHMAPDFPSRPLMLHSLPNMCFVPKLGQLMHLQSLQVSLEMSYEIEARTREQSICPAWVQLQQPRLTASRFRDACRGSAEEESAATALASRMIRGSTRQTAAMKRGLQMESEVLANYAEMLRVNVLPVGFIVRPDTSYLGATPDGKVCDPSESPPFGLVEVKSSMKNDVSQVAHLKVQDGQAVLRHSHAHYWQVEGQLAISGLEWCDFVTDTLTTITVERVWRDESLIDQMKSKLDSFYFNTFIDVFMSMQ, from the exons ATGGGGAAAAGATATCTGCACTCCACACTTTACAGAGCTTACACAG GAGCACTTCCAGATCCCGACATTCTGGCATCAGGAGAACAACTACGCCAGCTGGAGTCCCAACCACTTATGGCTCTTGTACTAGATGGTCTTTCAAATTTGGAGCTGGTTCCATCCAATCTTGGGCCTGTGCCACAGGGCTCACCAATGTCTTATCAATGCCCACCTGAGAAGTCATCTGGTAGCATCATTTTGCACCACATGGCTCCAGACTTCCCTTCTCGTCCTTTGATGCTGCATAGTCTTCCGAATATGTGTTTTGTGCCCAAACTCGGTCAACTTATGCATCTTCAGTCTCTGCAAGTGTCACTGGAAATGTCTTATGAAATAGAGGCCAGAACAAGAGAGCAGTCCATATGTCCTGCATGGGTACAACTTCAACAACCAAGACTCACTGCTAGCCGTTTCCGTGATGCTTGCAGAGGAAGTGCAGAGGAGGAGTCTGCTGCCACAGCACTGGCATCTCGGATGATCAGGGGGTCCACTAGACAAACTGCCGCCATGAAGCGTGGTCTGCAGATGGAGTCTGAGGTGCTTGCAAACTATGCTGAGATGTTGAGGGTCAATGTGCTCCCTGTGGGATTCATTGTTCGCCCTGACACATCATATCTTGGTGCAACTCCAGATGGCAAGGTGTGTGACCCATCAGAATCCCCCCCGTTTGGACTGGTTGAGGTAAAAAGCAGCATGAAGAATGACGTGTCTCAGGTTGCTCACCTCAAGGTTCAGGATGGCCAGGCTGTTTTGAGGCATTCACACGCACACTACTGGCAGGTAGAGGGTCAGCTGGCAATCAGCGGATTGGAATGGTGCGACTTTGTCACGGACACACTAACAACAATAACTGTTGAGCGGGTGTGGCGTGATGAGTCTTTGATTGATCAAATGAAATCTAAACTGGACTCATTTTACTTCAACACCTTCATTGATGTGTTCATGTCAATGCAATAA